From the Gadus chalcogrammus isolate NIFS_2021 chromosome 15, NIFS_Gcha_1.0, whole genome shotgun sequence genome, one window contains:
- the adob gene encoding 2-aminoethanethiol (cysteamine) dioxygenase b, whose translation MRPGDDMRSSVVQQVARQALATFRCVEEAGRGFPEQQSKLRALLNEVRAADLRLVEPRAGAPQPPYPGGPPPVTYMHICETDEFSMGVFLLKRGASIPLHDHPGMNGMLKVMYGKTRITCFDRLDLSPLSGTPTGPSGSLRRSVLRSTGEYTEHSGPCVLAPHRDNLHRIDAVDGPTAFLDILAPPYDPDDGRDCHYYKVVPGEAGAPQGSEVWLMDISQPHDFWCGSEPYPGPGVGL comes from the coding sequence ATGAGACCCGGGGACGACATGCGGAGCTCCGTTGTGCAGCAGGTCGCCCGCCAGGCGCTCGCCACCTTCCGGTGTGTCGAGGAGGCCGGCAGAGGTTTCCCGGAGCAGCAGAGCAAACTGCGGGCTCTGCTGAATGAGGTCAGGGCGGCGGACCTACGTCTGGTGGAGCCCCGGGCCGGGGCCCCCCAGCCGCCGTACCCCGGTGGCCCTCCGCCGGTTACCTACATGCACATTTGCGAGACGGACGAGTTCAGCATGGGGGTGTTCCTCCTGAAGCGCGGGGCGTCCATCCCCCTCCACGACCACCCGGGGATGAACGGTATGCTCAAAGTCATGTACGGCAAGACGCGGATCACGTGCTTCGACCGGCTGGACCTATCTCCGCTGTCCGGGACTCCCACCGGCCCGTCCGGCTCGCTCCGCCGTTCGGTGCTCCGGTCCACCGGGGAGTACACCGAGCACAGTGGCCCGTGCGTCCTCGCCCCCCACCGGGACAACCTCCACCGGATCGATGCGGTGGATGGACCCACGGCGTTCCTGGATATCCTGGCCCCCCCATACGACCCTGACGACGGGAGAGACTGTCACTACTACAAGGTGGTCCCGGGGGAGgccggggccccccagggctCAGAGGTCTGGCTCATGGACATCTCCCAGCCACACGACTTCTGGTGCGGCTCGGAACCCTACCCCGGTCCCGGAGTGGGTCTCTAA
- the znf365 gene encoding ATP-dependent helicase brm isoform X3: MQQALGSRPAEGLSSVGGGLSLGCSRCAGRDRPGTLASLRTTMKPLPQRPPGAPPLGPSGGRRSPPRRRRTRSAGVGPKDEEEEVVEEEDARKNAEGLRRILFLSLPSPPHPRPPTDPGPDPRSPTDPGPDPRPPTDPGPDPRPPTDPGPDPRPPTDPGPDQRPAPGGGSDPDPRPAPGGGLDPDPRPAPGGGSDPDPRPAPGGGSDPGGPGPSVEFGGRDVRTDVSRWAGLEAVVRGRLAVLLHAADGSMQRRLARVSWELARTDTELLCERAHWRHLARERQEAAERQRALSRQVDVAVSVIAALREQLNVSEDRLEQREREALSIQSFLAAAARQEASGRLRLQRFIEALLERIALAERRVRSYQGEEHADCQRNRPPTQQLAEQARHRMSKSRSAGGQPYSGFHDNRSSSSSSRPSLDQDLDQDQDPGWVWEPRQRCRSLGYDV; this comes from the exons ATGCAGCAGGCGTTGGGCTCCAGACCCGCTGAAGGCCTCAGCAGCGTAGGGGGGGGGCTGTCGCTGGGCTGCTCCCGATGTGCGGGGAGGGACCGCCCCGGGACCCTGGCCTCGCTGCGGACCACCatgaagcccctcccccagcgcCCCCCCGGTGCCCCCCCCCTGGGGCCCAGCGGGGGGCGACGGTCTCCCCCCAGGAGGCGCCGGACCAGGAGCGCCGGCGTGGGCCccaaggacgaggaggaggaggtggtggaggaggaggatgccaGGAAAAATGCGGAAGGTCTGAGACGGATCCTCTTCCTCAGTCTACCCAGTCCGCCTCACCCAAGACCACCCACCGACCCGGGTCCAGACCCAAGATCCCCCACAGACCCGGGTCCAGACCCAAGACCCCCCACAGACCCGGGTCCAGACCCAAGACCCCCCACAGACCCGGGTCCAGACCCAAGGCCACCCACAGACCCGGGTCCAGACCAAAGACCAGCGCCTGGAGGTGGGTCAGACCCAGACCCTAGACCAGCGCCTGGAGGTGGGTTAGACCCAGACCCTAGACCAGCGCCAGGAGGTGGGTCAGACCCGGACCCTAGACCAGCGCCAGGAGGTGGGTCAGACCCAGGGGGTCCAGGGCCGTCTGTGGAGTTTGGAGGAAGGGATGTTCGGACCG ATGTCTCCCggtgggcggggctggaggcggtggtgcgtGGCCGGCTCGCCGTGCTGCTGCACGCGGCCGACGGCAGCATGCAGCGCCGGCTAGCACGTGTCAGCTGGGAGCTAGCCCGCACGGACACGGAGCTGCTGTGTGAGCGCGCTCACTGGCGCCACCTGGCCCGCGAGCGGCAGGAGGCGGCGGAGCGGCAGCGCGCGCTGAGCCGCCAGGTGGACGTGGCCGTCAGCGTGATCGCCGCCCTGAGGGAGCAGCTCAACGTCTCGGAGGACCGGCTGGAGCAGCGCGAGAG AGAGGCGCTGAGCATTCAGAGCTttttggcggcggcggcgcggcaGGAGGCCAGCGGGAGGCTCCGCCTCCAGCGCTTCATCGAGGCGCTGCTGGAGCGGATCGCCCTCGCAGAGCGGCGGGTCCGGTCCTACCAGGGGGAGGAGCACGCCGACTGCCAGAGGAACCGCCCCCCcacacag CAGCTCGCTGAGCAAGCTCGCCACAGGATGTCCAAGAGCAG GTCAGCAGGGGGTCAACCATACTCtggtttccatgacaacaggagctcctcctcttcttccaggCCCAGcctggaccaggacctggaccaAGACCAGGACCCGGGGTGGGTCTGGGAGCCCAGACAGCGCTGCAGGTCCCTGGGCTACGATGTCTAG
- the egr2a gene encoding E3 SUMO-protein ligase EGR2a: protein MAHGQPDVSHMYAAPHPPTSYACSADLYPDPSASYLATSTCAVSYHHHHHHHPAPPYSPKPPPADGPLLPLLPDYGGFYPPACQRDPPGPAFPERKTLAYPLESLRLPPPPLTPLNTIRNFTLAPPGPAPQGPVMAAAFGHHSLPLRPILRPRKYPTRPSKTPVHQRPYPCPADGCDRRFSRSDELSRHVRIHTGHKPFQCRVCLRAFSRSDHLTTHIRTHTGEKPFCCDTCGRKFARSDERRRHLKIHQRQKDKKAC from the coding sequence ATGGCCCACGGCCAGCCTGACGTGAGCCACATGTACGCGGCGCCCCATCCGCCCACCTCGTACGCCTGCAGCGCAGACCTGTACCCCGACCCGTCGGCCAGCTACCTGGCCACCTCCACCTGCGCCGTgtcctaccaccaccaccaccaccaccaccccgcccccccctacagccccaagcccccccccgccgacggCCCACTGCTCCCCCTGCTCCCAGACTACGGGGGCTTCTACCCACCCGCCTGTCAGCGCGACCCCCCCGGGCCGGCCTTCCCGGAGAGGAAGACGCTGGCGTACCCGCTGGAGTCGCTCCGCCTGCCGCCCCCGCCCCTCACGCCGCTCAACACCATCAGGAACTTCACGCTGGCGCcgcccggcccggccccccagggccccgtCATGGCGGCTGCGTTCGGCCACCACAGCCTGCCGCTGCGCCCCATCCTGCGGCCCAGGAAGTACCCCACCCGGCCCAGCAAGACCCCGGTGCACCAGCGGCCCTACCCCTGCCCCGCCGACGGCTGCGACCGCCGCTTCTCGCGCTCCGACGAGCTGAGCCGCCACGTGCGCATCCACACGGGCCACAAGCCCTTCCAGTGCCGCGTCTGCCTGCGCGCCTTCAGCCGCAGCGACCACCTGACCACGCACATCCGCAcgcacaccggggagaagcccttctGCTGCGACACCTGCGGACGCAAGTTCGCCCGCAGCGACGAGAGGAGACgacacctgaagatccaccagagacagaaagacaagaAGGCCTGCTAG
- the znf365 gene encoding uncharacterized protein znf365 isoform X1 encodes MTRRDPLLRLYLQASLRCPPSVPPASVTRAEETPPATWQPLRTLERAVMQQALGSRPAEGLSSVGGGLSLGCSRCAGRDRPGTLASLRTTMKPLPQRPPGAPPLGPSGGRRSPPRRRRTRSAGVGPKDEEEEVVEEEDARKNAEGLRRILFLSLPSPPHPRPPTDPGPDPRSPTDPGPDPRPPTDPGPDPRPPTDPGPDPRPPTDPGPDQRPAPGGGSDPDPRPAPGGGLDPDPRPAPGGGSDPDPRPAPGGGSDPGGPGPSVEFGGRDVRTDVSRWAGLEAVVRGRLAVLLHAADGSMQRRLARVSWELARTDTELLCERAHWRHLARERQEAAERQRALSRQVDVAVSVIAALREQLNVSEDRLEQREREALSIQSFLAAAARQEASGRLRLQRFIEALLERIALAERRVRSYQGEEHADCQRNRPPTQQLAEQARHRMSKSRSAGGQPYSGFHDNRSSSSSSRPSLDQDLDQDQDPGWVWEPRQRCRSLGYDV; translated from the exons ATGACGAGACGCGACCCCCTGCTGCGCTTGTATCTCCAGGCGAGTCTACGGTGTCCTCCGTCGGTCCCTCCCGCCAGCGTGACTCGCGCCGAGGAGACGCCCCCCGCGACATGGCAGCCCCTTAGGACCCTGGAACGCG CGGTCATGCAGCAGGCGTTGGGCTCCAGACCCGCTGAAGGCCTCAGCAGCGTAGGGGGGGGGCTGTCGCTGGGCTGCTCCCGATGTGCGGGGAGGGACCGCCCCGGGACCCTGGCCTCGCTGCGGACCACCatgaagcccctcccccagcgcCCCCCCGGTGCCCCCCCCCTGGGGCCCAGCGGGGGGCGACGGTCTCCCCCCAGGAGGCGCCGGACCAGGAGCGCCGGCGTGGGCCccaaggacgaggaggaggaggtggtggaggaggaggatgccaGGAAAAATGCGGAAGGTCTGAGACGGATCCTCTTCCTCAGTCTACCCAGTCCGCCTCACCCAAGACCACCCACCGACCCGGGTCCAGACCCAAGATCCCCCACAGACCCGGGTCCAGACCCAAGACCCCCCACAGACCCGGGTCCAGACCCAAGACCCCCCACAGACCCGGGTCCAGACCCAAGGCCACCCACAGACCCGGGTCCAGACCAAAGACCAGCGCCTGGAGGTGGGTCAGACCCAGACCCTAGACCAGCGCCTGGAGGTGGGTTAGACCCAGACCCTAGACCAGCGCCAGGAGGTGGGTCAGACCCGGACCCTAGACCAGCGCCAGGAGGTGGGTCAGACCCAGGGGGTCCAGGGCCGTCTGTGGAGTTTGGAGGAAGGGATGTTCGGACCG ATGTCTCCCggtgggcggggctggaggcggtggtgcgtGGCCGGCTCGCCGTGCTGCTGCACGCGGCCGACGGCAGCATGCAGCGCCGGCTAGCACGTGTCAGCTGGGAGCTAGCCCGCACGGACACGGAGCTGCTGTGTGAGCGCGCTCACTGGCGCCACCTGGCCCGCGAGCGGCAGGAGGCGGCGGAGCGGCAGCGCGCGCTGAGCCGCCAGGTGGACGTGGCCGTCAGCGTGATCGCCGCCCTGAGGGAGCAGCTCAACGTCTCGGAGGACCGGCTGGAGCAGCGCGAGAG AGAGGCGCTGAGCATTCAGAGCTttttggcggcggcggcgcggcaGGAGGCCAGCGGGAGGCTCCGCCTCCAGCGCTTCATCGAGGCGCTGCTGGAGCGGATCGCCCTCGCAGAGCGGCGGGTCCGGTCCTACCAGGGGGAGGAGCACGCCGACTGCCAGAGGAACCGCCCCCCcacacag CAGCTCGCTGAGCAAGCTCGCCACAGGATGTCCAAGAGCAG GTCAGCAGGGGGTCAACCATACTCtggtttccatgacaacaggagctcctcctcttcttccaggCCCAGcctggaccaggacctggaccaAGACCAGGACCCGGGGTGGGTCTGGGAGCCCAGACAGCGCTGCAGGTCCCTGGGCTACGATGTCTAG
- the znf365 gene encoding uncharacterized protein znf365 isoform X2 — protein MTRRDPLLRLYLQASLRCPPSVPPASVTRAEETPPATWQPLRTLERAVMQQALGSRPAEGLSSVGGGLSLGCSRCAGRDRPGTLASLRTTMKPLPQRPPGAPPLGPSGGRRSPPRRRRTRSAGVGPKDEEEEVVEEEDARKNAEGLRRILFLSLPSPPHPRPPTDPGPDPRSPTDPGPDPRPPTDPGPDPRPPTDPGPDPRPPTDPGPDQRPAPGGGSDPDPRPAPGGGLDPDPRPAPGGGSDPDPRPAPGGGSDPGGPGPSVEFGGRDVRTDVSRWAGLEAVVRGRLAVLLHAADGSMQRRLARVSWELARTDTELLCERAHWRHLARERQEAAERQRALSRQVDVAVSVIAALREQLNVSEDRLEQREREALSIQSFLAAAARQEASGRLRLQRFIEALLERIALAERRVRSYQGEEHADCQRNRPPTQLAEQARHRMSKSRSAGGQPYSGFHDNRSSSSSSRPSLDQDLDQDQDPGWVWEPRQRCRSLGYDV, from the exons ATGACGAGACGCGACCCCCTGCTGCGCTTGTATCTCCAGGCGAGTCTACGGTGTCCTCCGTCGGTCCCTCCCGCCAGCGTGACTCGCGCCGAGGAGACGCCCCCCGCGACATGGCAGCCCCTTAGGACCCTGGAACGCG CGGTCATGCAGCAGGCGTTGGGCTCCAGACCCGCTGAAGGCCTCAGCAGCGTAGGGGGGGGGCTGTCGCTGGGCTGCTCCCGATGTGCGGGGAGGGACCGCCCCGGGACCCTGGCCTCGCTGCGGACCACCatgaagcccctcccccagcgcCCCCCCGGTGCCCCCCCCCTGGGGCCCAGCGGGGGGCGACGGTCTCCCCCCAGGAGGCGCCGGACCAGGAGCGCCGGCGTGGGCCccaaggacgaggaggaggaggtggtggaggaggaggatgccaGGAAAAATGCGGAAGGTCTGAGACGGATCCTCTTCCTCAGTCTACCCAGTCCGCCTCACCCAAGACCACCCACCGACCCGGGTCCAGACCCAAGATCCCCCACAGACCCGGGTCCAGACCCAAGACCCCCCACAGACCCGGGTCCAGACCCAAGACCCCCCACAGACCCGGGTCCAGACCCAAGGCCACCCACAGACCCGGGTCCAGACCAAAGACCAGCGCCTGGAGGTGGGTCAGACCCAGACCCTAGACCAGCGCCTGGAGGTGGGTTAGACCCAGACCCTAGACCAGCGCCAGGAGGTGGGTCAGACCCGGACCCTAGACCAGCGCCAGGAGGTGGGTCAGACCCAGGGGGTCCAGGGCCGTCTGTGGAGTTTGGAGGAAGGGATGTTCGGACCG ATGTCTCCCggtgggcggggctggaggcggtggtgcgtGGCCGGCTCGCCGTGCTGCTGCACGCGGCCGACGGCAGCATGCAGCGCCGGCTAGCACGTGTCAGCTGGGAGCTAGCCCGCACGGACACGGAGCTGCTGTGTGAGCGCGCTCACTGGCGCCACCTGGCCCGCGAGCGGCAGGAGGCGGCGGAGCGGCAGCGCGCGCTGAGCCGCCAGGTGGACGTGGCCGTCAGCGTGATCGCCGCCCTGAGGGAGCAGCTCAACGTCTCGGAGGACCGGCTGGAGCAGCGCGAGAG AGAGGCGCTGAGCATTCAGAGCTttttggcggcggcggcgcggcaGGAGGCCAGCGGGAGGCTCCGCCTCCAGCGCTTCATCGAGGCGCTGCTGGAGCGGATCGCCCTCGCAGAGCGGCGGGTCCGGTCCTACCAGGGGGAGGAGCACGCCGACTGCCAGAGGAACCGCCCCCCcacacag CTCGCTGAGCAAGCTCGCCACAGGATGTCCAAGAGCAG GTCAGCAGGGGGTCAACCATACTCtggtttccatgacaacaggagctcctcctcttcttccaggCCCAGcctggaccaggacctggaccaAGACCAGGACCCGGGGTGGGTCTGGGAGCCCAGACAGCGCTGCAGGTCCCTGGGCTACGATGTCTAG